Proteins from one Chroococcidiopsis sp. CCMEE 29 genomic window:
- the cobM gene encoding precorrin-4 C(11)-methyltransferase: protein MPESITQLNHQTPLQPLAPGVYIVGAGPGDPDLLTVKAQKLLMQADVILFADSLVPRQILQLCRPEAEIIHTANKTLEEILPVMVEKVRSQQSVVRLQSGDPSLYSAIHEQMQALAAANIPFEVIPGISAFQAAAAKLKVELTVPGLVQTIILSRISGRTEVPAREELASLAAHQASLCLYLSARHVEVAQNQLLEHYPDETPVAICFRLGWSDEKILLVTLDKMASVTQQENLIRTTLYVISPALGVAKARSRLYHPEHTHLFRPAPWGSSTSSP, encoded by the coding sequence ATGCCTGAATCTATTACCCAGCTAAATCATCAAACACCGCTCCAACCCTTAGCCCCAGGAGTATACATTGTGGGGGCGGGACCAGGCGATCCGGACTTATTAACAGTTAAAGCGCAGAAACTGTTGATGCAGGCGGATGTGATTTTATTTGCTGACTCTTTAGTGCCTCGACAGATTTTGCAACTTTGCCGTCCAGAGGCTGAAATTATCCACACTGCAAATAAGACTTTGGAAGAGATTCTGCCAGTAATGGTTGAAAAAGTGCGATCGCAACAATCTGTAGTTCGGCTGCAATCTGGCGATCCAAGTCTTTACAGTGCGATTCACGAGCAAATGCAAGCCCTAGCAGCAGCTAATATTCCATTTGAAGTCATCCCCGGAATCAGTGCCTTCCAAGCCGCTGCTGCCAAACTTAAAGTTGAGCTAACTGTCCCAGGACTCGTCCAAACTATTATCCTCAGTCGTATTAGTGGTCGTACTGAAGTGCCAGCGCGGGAGGAATTAGCATCCTTGGCAGCACACCAGGCTAGCCTCTGCCTCTACCTCAGTGCACGTCACGTTGAAGTCGCCCAAAATCAACTGCTAGAGCACTATCCAGATGAAACCCCCGTAGCGATTTGCTTTCGGCTGGGTTGGTCGGATGAAAAAATTTTGCTGGTAACCCTTGACAAAATGGCATCTGTTACTCAGCAGGAAAATCTGATTCGAACAACGCTATATGTGATTAGTCCAGCATTGGGAGTAGCAAAAGCGCGTTCCCGTCTATATCATCCCGAACATACCCACCTGTTTCGCCCTGCTCCCTGGGGTTCCTCTACCTCTTCCCCCTGA
- the lgt gene encoding prolipoprotein diacylglyceryl transferase yields MLPAIPSLPLAFQFASPGPILVRIGPLTIRWYGLLIAAAVLIGVSLSQYLAKRRHINPDLVGDLVIWLVIAAIPAARLYYVLFNWSAYAQNPGQIIAIWQGGIAIHGAILGGIAAALIFARLNRISFWQLADLVAPSLILGQAIGRWGNFFNSEAFGSPTNLPWKLYIPLNQRPTEYADFAYFHPTFLYESLWNLMVFGLLLTLFFRGLKGKLHLKAGTLFLVYWVAYSLGRFWIEALRTDSLMLGPLRIAQVVSLVGIMLGLAGLAWLYIYKRSLPDVAPVREEGVEASER; encoded by the coding sequence ATGTTACCGGCTATTCCTTCCCTACCTTTGGCGTTTCAATTTGCTTCCCCAGGACCAATTTTGGTCAGGATCGGACCACTGACTATCCGCTGGTATGGGCTCTTAATTGCGGCAGCGGTGTTAATTGGAGTCAGCCTTTCCCAATATTTGGCAAAGCGCCGTCATATTAATCCAGATTTGGTGGGTGACTTGGTAATCTGGTTAGTGATTGCAGCAATTCCGGCTGCCCGACTGTATTACGTTTTATTTAATTGGTCGGCGTACGCTCAAAATCCGGGGCAGATTATTGCAATTTGGCAAGGTGGGATTGCGATTCATGGAGCTATTCTGGGTGGCATTGCTGCCGCATTAATTTTTGCCCGACTCAATCGAATTTCTTTCTGGCAACTAGCAGATTTGGTTGCTCCTTCACTGATTCTGGGTCAGGCGATCGGTCGCTGGGGAAATTTTTTCAACTCCGAAGCCTTTGGGAGTCCCACCAATTTACCCTGGAAGCTCTATATTCCCCTAAATCAGCGTCCTACAGAATACGCTGACTTTGCCTATTTCCATCCCACATTTCTCTATGAATCCCTGTGGAATTTGATGGTGTTTGGGCTATTACTAACTCTTTTTTTTCGGGGTTTGAAGGGAAAGCTGCACTTGAAGGCGGGTACACTGTTTTTGGTTTACTGGGTAGCCTACAGCCTGGGACGCTTCTGGATAGAAGCCTTACGAACTGATAGCTTGATGTTAGGACCCCTACGGATAGCTCAGGTGGTGAGTTTAGTCGGAATTATGTTGGGATTAGCTGGGTTAGCGTGGCTTTACATTTACAAGCGCTCTTTACCAGATGTTGCTCCTGTGCGTGAGGAAGGAGTAGAAGCCTCAGAACGATGA
- the rlmN gene encoding 23S rRNA (adenine(2503)-C(2))-methyltransferase RlmN, protein MGSKDQNQFQQTATLTPKQPTKLGASTALLGASLAELSAWVQQQGQPAYRGRQLHDWIYHKGVRSLTEISVFSKEWRSTLADVPIGRSTLHYRSVAPDDTVKYLLRLADGKIIEAVGIPTEKRLTVCVSTQVGCPMACDFCATGKGGFSRNLAQHEIIDQVLTVQEDFQRRVSHIVFMGMGEPLLNIENVVAAIRSLNEDVGISQRSITLSTVGIRGRIHQLAQHQLQVTLAVSLHASNQELREKLIPSAHKYPIQDLLAECREYVHLTGRRITFEYILLDGVNDLPEQAAELAQLLRGFQSHVNLIPYNPIREATYQRPSSRRIQAFASVLKQQKIAVSVRYSRGLEADAACGQLRTTHT, encoded by the coding sequence ATGGGCAGCAAAGACCAAAATCAGTTTCAACAGACTGCCACCCTTACTCCAAAGCAGCCTACTAAACTAGGTGCCTCAACAGCTTTGTTAGGGGCTTCTTTAGCAGAATTGTCTGCTTGGGTGCAACAGCAGGGGCAACCAGCTTATCGGGGGCGTCAACTGCACGACTGGATTTATCACAAAGGTGTGCGATCGCTTACGGAAATTTCCGTCTTTTCTAAAGAATGGCGTTCTACTCTCGCAGATGTCCCGATTGGGCGTTCAACACTGCACTATCGCTCTGTTGCCCCGGATGATACGGTAAAATATCTCCTGCGACTGGCAGATGGTAAAATCATTGAAGCTGTGGGCATCCCGACTGAAAAACGCCTAACTGTCTGCGTCTCTACCCAGGTTGGTTGTCCAATGGCTTGTGACTTCTGCGCCACAGGCAAGGGCGGTTTCAGCCGCAATCTGGCACAGCACGAAATTATCGATCAGGTTTTAACTGTTCAAGAAGACTTCCAGCGACGTGTCAGCCACATTGTGTTTATGGGTATGGGTGAGCCGTTGCTGAACATAGAAAATGTAGTAGCAGCGATTAGGTCACTGAATGAAGATGTGGGTATCAGTCAACGCTCAATCACTCTTTCTACTGTAGGTATCCGCGGTCGCATTCACCAGCTAGCTCAACACCAACTTCAAGTTACTCTCGCTGTTAGCCTCCATGCCTCTAATCAAGAGTTACGGGAAAAACTCATTCCTAGCGCTCACAAATATCCCATTCAGGACTTACTAGCAGAATGCCGAGAATACGTGCACCTAACGGGTCGCCGCATCACTTTTGAATATATCCTTTTGGATGGAGTAAATGACTTACCAGAGCAAGCGGCAGAATTAGCTCAGCTGCTGCGCGGTTTTCAAAGTCACGTTAACTTAATCCCCTACAATCCCATCCGAGAGGCGACCTATCAACGACCTAGTTCCCGCCGCATCCAAGCCTTTGCCAGCGTTCTGAAACAGCAAAAGATTGCTGTCAGTGTTCGTTACTCCAGAGGACTGGAGGCGGATGCTGCCTGTGGACAACTCCGGACGACGCATACTTAA
- the uvrC gene encoding excinuclease ABC subunit UvrC, with amino-acid sequence MYVSSLDQSGAEVTPANKTLPLVKDPERLNQRLKEIPSEPGVYFMRDASDRIIYIGKSRKLRSRVRSYFRDSQKLSDRIAMMVKQVAEIEFIVTDTEAEALALEANLIKQHQPYFNVLLKDDKKYPYVCITWSEDYPRIFITRNRRIGKKEDKYYGPYTDARLLRNILRLSKRLFALRQRPQPLFKDRVCLNYDLGRCPGVCQQLISAEEYRKTVQKVAMVFQGRAQELIDILTEQMHKSAEALNFESAARIRDQITGLKSLNAEQKVSLPDDTVSRDAIALAADEQHACIQLFQIRAGQLVGRLGFVADAQAAEPGTILQRVLEEHYQTADSVEIPVEILVQHELPDGEMLAAALSERKGRKVLIVAPQRSAKAEMIEMVERNAEYELARTQRLSDRNEQAMQDLAAILDLPDLPHRIEGYDISHIQGANAVASQVVFIDGLPAKQHYRHYKIKNPTVTAGHSDDFASLAEVIRRRFRKFGEDPQLPRVGNPDWPDLVMIDGGKGQLSSVVAVLQEMNLMEDLRVVSLAKQREEIFLPGESQPLETDAEQPGVQLLRRLRDEAHRFAVSFHRQQRSDNLRRSRLDEISGLGYQRQKQLLAHFRSVDYIRQATLEQLAKAPGIGDRLAKEIYDYFHPSLD; translated from the coding sequence ATGTACGTAAGTTCACTAGATCAGTCAGGTGCTGAGGTAACACCAGCGAATAAAACGCTGCCACTGGTTAAAGATCCAGAACGCTTAAATCAGCGTCTGAAAGAGATTCCATCAGAACCAGGGGTTTATTTCATGCGCGATGCCAGCGATCGCATCATCTATATAGGTAAATCCCGAAAGTTACGATCGCGGGTTCGTTCTTATTTCCGTGACTCCCAAAAATTGAGCGATCGCATAGCCATGATGGTGAAGCAGGTAGCAGAAATTGAGTTCATCGTCACGGATACAGAAGCAGAAGCCCTGGCACTAGAAGCAAATCTGATTAAGCAGCACCAACCTTATTTCAATGTGCTGCTCAAGGATGACAAGAAATATCCCTATGTCTGTATCACCTGGTCAGAAGATTATCCCCGGATTTTCATCACCCGCAATCGACGGATAGGTAAGAAAGAAGATAAGTATTACGGACCTTATACTGATGCGCGACTGTTACGGAACATATTGCGGTTATCCAAGCGGCTGTTTGCACTGCGGCAGCGACCTCAGCCTTTGTTCAAAGACCGGGTCTGCCTGAACTATGACTTGGGGCGTTGTCCAGGGGTGTGTCAACAGCTGATTTCAGCTGAGGAATACCGCAAAACTGTGCAAAAAGTAGCGATGGTGTTCCAAGGTCGGGCTCAGGAATTGATTGATATATTGACAGAGCAGATGCATAAGTCAGCAGAGGCACTAAACTTTGAGTCGGCAGCGCGGATTCGAGACCAAATTACAGGTTTGAAGTCGTTGAATGCTGAGCAGAAAGTATCTTTGCCGGATGATACGGTGTCAAGGGATGCGATTGCCCTGGCAGCGGATGAACAACATGCCTGCATTCAGCTGTTCCAGATTCGAGCTGGGCAATTGGTAGGACGACTGGGATTCGTTGCCGATGCCCAAGCGGCAGAACCTGGGACAATTTTGCAGCGGGTGTTAGAGGAGCATTACCAAACAGCAGACTCGGTGGAAATCCCTGTGGAGATTCTGGTGCAGCATGAGTTGCCCGATGGGGAGATGTTGGCAGCAGCTTTAAGTGAGCGGAAGGGAAGAAAAGTATTGATTGTGGCTCCCCAACGCTCCGCTAAAGCAGAAATGATTGAAATGGTGGAGCGCAATGCTGAGTATGAACTGGCACGGACTCAACGCTTGAGCGATCGCAATGAACAGGCAATGCAGGATTTAGCGGCAATTCTAGACTTACCTGACTTGCCTCACCGAATTGAAGGCTACGACATCTCTCACATTCAGGGGGCGAATGCAGTGGCATCTCAAGTCGTGTTCATTGATGGTTTACCAGCCAAGCAACACTATCGCCACTATAAGATTAAGAACCCGACTGTGACTGCTGGTCACTCGGATGATTTTGCTAGTTTGGCTGAGGTGATCCGCCGCCGCTTCCGCAAGTTTGGGGAAGATCCACAATTGCCGCGAGTGGGAAATCCGGACTGGCCAGATTTAGTGATGATTGATGGTGGCAAAGGTCAGCTGTCATCTGTGGTCGCGGTCTTACAAGAGATGAACTTAATGGAAGACCTGCGAGTCGTTAGCCTTGCCAAGCAGCGAGAAGAGATTTTCTTGCCAGGTGAATCTCAGCCACTGGAGACTGATGCTGAGCAACCAGGGGTACAACTGTTACGGCGGCTACGGGATGAGGCGCACCGCTTTGCAGTCAGTTTCCATCGCCAGCAACGGAGTGATAACCTGCGGCGATCGCGTTTAGATGAAATTTCAGGACTGGGATACCAGCGACAAAAACAGCTGTTAGCGCATTTTCGTTCGGTTGACTACATCCGGCAAGCCACTCTAGAACAGTTAGCTAAGGCTCCAGGGATTGGCGATCGCTTAGCTAAGGAAATCTACGATTATTTTCATCCATCTTTAGATTAA
- a CDS encoding response regulator, producing MNAGIVVKPSAAHKKILLVEDNDLNRQMLAEYLDFCGYQILSLANGSDFFQTLCVFQPHLILLDLKLPGIDGYTLLEQIQQSDWQHLPVIVVSAFAFKADRERALNLGARRYLVKPVNLNELKQAIQEELHNLTT from the coding sequence GTGAATGCGGGTATCGTTGTCAAACCCAGTGCTGCACACAAAAAAATTTTACTTGTTGAAGATAACGACCTAAATCGGCAGATGTTGGCTGAATATCTGGATTTTTGTGGATACCAGATTCTCTCTTTGGCTAATGGCTCTGATTTTTTTCAAACCTTGTGTGTCTTCCAGCCTCACCTCATTTTGTTAGACTTGAAGCTACCAGGCATTGATGGCTACACGCTACTCGAACAAATTCAACAATCGGACTGGCAGCACCTTCCTGTGATTGTAGTTTCGGCGTTTGCATTTAAAGCTGATCGGGAACGTGCGCTCAATTTAGGAGCACGACGTTACTTGGTTAAGCCAGTTAATCTTAATGAGTTAAAACAAGCGATTCAAGAGGAATTGCATAATTTAACGACGTAA
- a CDS encoding LL-diaminopimelate aminotransferase: MQFAKRLEFLQANVFADMDRAKARAVAAGQDLIDLSLGSSDLAAEAHVIEAITQSLNDTSTHGYLLFHGTQAFRQAAANWYTQKFGITVDPETEVLPLIGSQEGTAHLPVAVLNPGDFALLLDPGYPSHAGGVYLASGQIYPMPLRAENGFLPVLEEVPAPVLAQSRMMVLSYPHNPTAAIAPLSFFKAAVAFCQQHNLVLVHDFPYVDLVFEDEAETTANPKALAPSILQADPEKSVSIEFFTLSKSYNMGGFRIGYAIGNAQLIRALRQVKAAIDFNQYRGILNGAIAALTGPQTGVQATVTTFRQRRDAFISALHRIGWQVPTPAATMYAWAKLPEPWAKDSVRFCTHLVETTGVAASPGAGFGKSGEGYVRFALVHDPSVLETAVNRIAPVL; the protein is encoded by the coding sequence ATGCAGTTTGCCAAGCGTTTAGAATTCCTGCAAGCTAATGTGTTTGCCGACATGGATCGGGCAAAGGCTAGGGCAGTGGCTGCTGGGCAAGACTTGATTGACTTATCGTTGGGGTCTTCAGATCTAGCAGCTGAGGCACATGTCATTGAAGCGATCACCCAGTCTCTAAATGACACTAGCACCCACGGCTATTTGCTGTTTCACGGCACTCAAGCTTTTCGTCAAGCAGCAGCCAATTGGTATACGCAGAAATTTGGCATTACTGTCGATCCAGAAACTGAGGTGCTGCCGCTGATTGGTTCTCAAGAAGGTACAGCCCATTTACCTGTAGCAGTGCTAAATCCGGGAGATTTTGCTCTCCTGCTCGATCCAGGTTATCCGTCTCATGCTGGGGGAGTCTACTTAGCCAGTGGTCAGATTTACCCAATGCCGCTACGAGCAGAAAATGGGTTTTTGCCAGTGCTAGAAGAAGTCCCGGCACCAGTTTTAGCTCAGTCGCGGATGATGGTGTTGAGTTATCCTCATAATCCTACTGCCGCGATTGCCCCGCTATCTTTCTTCAAAGCTGCTGTTGCTTTTTGTCAGCAACACAATCTAGTGCTGGTTCACGACTTCCCCTATGTTGACTTGGTGTTTGAAGACGAAGCAGAAACAACAGCTAATCCAAAAGCCCTCGCCCCCTCAATTCTGCAAGCCGATCCAGAAAAAAGCGTCTCGATTGAGTTTTTCACCCTTTCCAAGTCCTACAACATGGGTGGCTTTCGGATTGGCTATGCTATTGGCAATGCCCAACTAATTCGCGCCTTGCGACAGGTGAAAGCAGCGATTGATTTTAACCAGTATCGGGGAATTTTGAACGGTGCGATCGCCGCTCTAACTGGTCCTCAAACAGGTGTTCAAGCTACCGTTACCACATTCCGACAGCGACGGGATGCTTTTATCAGCGCTCTGCATCGTATAGGCTGGCAGGTTCCTACCCCAGCTGCTACAATGTACGCCTGGGCAAAGCTCCCTGAACCTTGGGCTAAGGATTCGGTGCGATTTTGTACCCATTTGGTAGAAACAACCGGGGTTGCCGCTTCACCTGGCGCTGGGTTTGGCAAATCCGGTGAAGGTTATGTTAGGTTTGCCTTGGTGCATGACCCATCTGTTCTCGAAACAGCGGTTAACAGAATTGCGCCTGTTCTATAA
- a CDS encoding thioredoxin family protein, translating to MSSVTTITDTEVETEVLKANQPVLVYFWASWCGPCRLMSPLIDWVADNYSDRLKVVKMEVDPNPATVKLYQVEGVPAIRLVQGNEVLEASEGAIGKQKLVSLLDTHL from the coding sequence ATGAGCAGCGTCACTACAATTACAGATACTGAGGTTGAAACGGAAGTACTGAAAGCCAATCAGCCTGTATTAGTTTACTTTTGGGCTTCCTGGTGTGGTCCTTGTCGGTTGATGTCGCCGTTGATAGATTGGGTTGCGGACAATTACAGCGATCGCCTCAAGGTAGTTAAAATGGAAGTTGACCCTAACCCTGCCACTGTCAAGCTGTATCAGGTAGAAGGTGTACCTGCAATTAGGCTAGTTCAGGGAAATGAGGTGTTAGAAGCCTCCGAGGGAGCCATCGGCAAACAAAAACTAGTCAGCCTCTTAGATACTCACCTTTAG
- a CDS encoding PspA/IM30 family protein, with protein sequence MGLFDRISRVVKSNLNDLVSKAEDPEKMLEQAILEMQEDLVQLRQAVAQTIAAQKRSEQQYNQAQGEANRWQRNAQLALQKGDENLARQALERKKNFAETANTLQASLAKQVGQTDALKRNLIALESKISEAKTKKDMLKARSSAAKAQEQLQSTVGRLGTSSAMAAFERMEEKVLMQEARAQSAAELVGDNLEGQFAALEAGSDVDDELAALKAQMSLGPATPQNQPSLPQAAQQPTSSKSNQEIDDDLERLRSQLDQL encoded by the coding sequence ATGGGATTATTTGATCGCATTAGCAGAGTTGTCAAATCCAACCTGAACGATTTGGTCAGCAAGGCTGAAGACCCTGAAAAAATGCTAGAGCAGGCTATCCTGGAAATGCAGGAAGACTTGGTACAGCTGCGTCAGGCAGTTGCCCAAACAATTGCCGCTCAAAAACGCAGTGAGCAACAGTACAATCAAGCCCAAGGTGAAGCCAACAGGTGGCAACGCAATGCTCAACTAGCGCTGCAAAAAGGTGATGAAAACCTTGCCCGCCAGGCACTAGAGCGAAAGAAGAATTTTGCCGAAACTGCCAATACGCTCCAAGCCAGCTTGGCTAAGCAAGTTGGTCAGACTGACGCTCTCAAGCGCAACTTGATTGCATTGGAAAGTAAAATTTCCGAAGCTAAGACCAAGAAAGATATGCTCAAGGCACGGAGCAGTGCTGCTAAAGCTCAGGAACAACTGCAAAGCACTGTAGGTCGTTTAGGAACCAGCAGTGCAATGGCTGCCTTCGAGCGGATGGAAGAAAAAGTCTTAATGCAAGAAGCTCGTGCTCAATCAGCAGCAGAATTAGTTGGTGACAATTTAGAAGGTCAATTTGCGGCTCTGGAAGCTGGCAGCGATGTTGATGATGAATTAGCAGCCTTAAAAGCGCAGATGTCGTTGGGACCTGCTACTCCCCAAAACCAGCCATCACTACCCCAAGCTGCTCAACAGCCAACTAGCTCAAAATCAAATCAAGAAATTGATGATGACTTAGAACGTTTGCGATCGCAGTTGGATCAACTCTAA
- a CDS encoding PspA/IM30 family protein produces the protein MGLIDRILRVIRANLNALIGQAEDPEKILEQTVMDMQEDLVQLRQAVAQAIATQKRTERQAHQAQTTAEEWYRRAQTALQQGNDVLAREALTRRKSYQETATALHSQIEQQSSVVVRLKKDMQTLESKIAEAKTKKDMYIARSRSAQASQRLNEMLGGVNTSSSLSAFERMEEKVLQLEAQSEAIAELGTDDLQKQFASLEASSDIDAELASMRQQLIAGTDPQPQLPDSSSTTIKDAGRNRQE, from the coding sequence ATGGGACTAATTGACCGCATCCTGCGAGTGATTCGCGCAAATCTTAATGCTCTAATTGGTCAAGCAGAGGATCCAGAAAAGATCCTGGAACAGACCGTTATGGATATGCAGGAGGATCTGGTTCAACTTCGGCAGGCTGTGGCTCAAGCGATCGCCACTCAAAAACGCACAGAAAGGCAGGCACACCAAGCTCAGACTACAGCAGAAGAATGGTATCGCCGCGCCCAAACCGCCTTACAGCAGGGAAACGATGTCTTGGCGCGAGAAGCACTCACTAGGCGAAAATCTTATCAAGAAACTGCGACAGCGTTACATTCTCAAATTGAGCAACAAAGCAGCGTAGTGGTTAGGCTGAAAAAGGATATGCAAACCCTAGAAAGCAAAATAGCCGAAGCCAAAACGAAGAAAGATATGTACATTGCTCGTTCCCGTTCAGCCCAAGCGTCTCAGAGACTGAATGAAATGCTGGGTGGAGTCAACACTAGTAGTTCCTTGAGTGCCTTTGAGCGGATGGAAGAGAAAGTTTTGCAACTCGAAGCTCAGTCAGAAGCGATCGCTGAACTCGGAACCGATGATTTACAAAAGCAATTTGCTTCCCTGGAAGCTAGCAGTGATATTGATGCTGAACTAGCCTCGATGAGGCAGCAGCTAATTGCTGGTACAGATCCCCAGCCTCAGTTACCTGATAGCTCCTCAACTACTATAAAAGATGCTGGGAGAAACAGGCAAGAGTAA
- a CDS encoding DciA family protein, producing the protein MSFKSLDGILNSLAEQRVWQEQPFQLLLKYWPNVVGVTVAAHTRPVSIQRKILWVATSSAVWAQELSFSRQRILEKLNGQLPSPLLDIRFSTAGWQHSQNSHPAANSQAKTSLSRDHPSYVVDAPSMPKNSKSSENSPNSVFQHWAKVMQARSHDLPLCPQCRCPTPPGEIQRWAMCSICTAKQRSLTTES; encoded by the coding sequence ATGTCCTTTAAATCGCTCGATGGCATATTGAACTCTTTGGCAGAACAAAGGGTGTGGCAGGAGCAACCATTTCAACTTTTACTCAAGTATTGGCCTAATGTTGTAGGAGTAACAGTTGCGGCTCATACTCGCCCAGTATCGATTCAGCGAAAAATATTGTGGGTAGCGACTTCTAGCGCTGTCTGGGCGCAGGAACTCTCCTTTAGTCGCCAGCGTATTCTAGAAAAATTGAACGGACAGTTGCCTAGTCCTTTGCTGGATATTCGCTTTTCTACAGCTGGGTGGCAGCATTCTCAAAACAGTCATCCAGCTGCTAATAGTCAGGCAAAAACTAGTTTATCGCGCGATCATCCTAGCTACGTTGTCGATGCGCCTAGTATGCCCAAGAACAGCAAGAGTAGTGAAAATTCTCCAAATTCAGTATTTCAGCACTGGGCTAAGGTGATGCAAGCGCGATCGCATGACTTACCGCTTTGTCCCCAGTGTCGCTGTCCCACACCTCCAGGTGAAATACAACGCTGGGCAATGTGTTCCATCTGTACTGCCAAACAGCGTTCGTTAACTACTGAGTCCTGA
- the menB gene encoding 1,4-dihydroxy-2-naphthoyl-CoA synthase translates to MQINWQTAKIYEDILYHKTDGIAKITINRPHKRNAFRPKTVFELYDAFCDAREDTSIGVVLFTGAGPHTDGKYAFCAGGDQSVRGTAGYVDDDGIPRLNVLDLQRLIRSMPKVVIALVAGYAIGGGHVLHLICDLTIAADNAIFGQTGPKVGSFDGGFGASYLARIVGQKKAREIWFLCRQYTAAQALEMSLVNCVVPVEQLEQEGIQWASEILEKSPIAIRCLKAAFNADCDGQAGLQELAGNATLLYYMTEEGAEGKQAFLEKRQPNFRQYPWLP, encoded by the coding sequence ATGCAAATCAACTGGCAAACTGCCAAAATCTACGAAGACATCCTTTACCACAAGACTGACGGCATCGCCAAAATTACGATCAATCGTCCTCACAAACGAAACGCCTTCCGTCCTAAAACAGTGTTTGAACTGTATGACGCTTTCTGTGATGCCAGAGAGGACACTAGCATCGGTGTTGTTCTATTTACTGGTGCTGGACCTCATACCGATGGCAAATATGCCTTCTGTGCTGGGGGCGATCAAAGTGTACGCGGCACAGCAGGGTACGTGGATGATGATGGTATCCCCCGCTTGAACGTGCTGGATCTGCAACGTCTCATCCGTTCCATGCCCAAAGTTGTGATTGCGCTGGTAGCTGGATATGCGATCGGTGGCGGACACGTCTTACACCTGATCTGTGACCTAACGATCGCAGCTGACAACGCCATTTTTGGTCAAACTGGTCCCAAAGTTGGTAGCTTCGATGGTGGTTTTGGGGCAAGCTATCTTGCCCGGATTGTCGGTCAAAAAAAGGCACGGGAAATCTGGTTTCTCTGCCGTCAATACACAGCAGCACAGGCACTAGAAATGAGCTTAGTTAATTGTGTTGTCCCAGTCGAACAGCTGGAACAGGAAGGTATTCAATGGGCAAGCGAAATTTTAGAAAAAAGTCCGATCGCCATTCGCTGTCTTAAAGCTGCCTTTAATGCTGATTGTGACGGTCAAGCAGGTTTACAAGAATTGGCAGGAAATGCCACCCTACTCTATTACATGACTGAAGAAGGAGCTGAAGGTAAACAGGCTTTCTTAGAAAAACGTCAACCTAATTTTCGTCAATATCCCTGGCTGCCTTAG